The Haloprofundus salinisoli region CGCGTCCGACAGAACGCTGTGGGTGCCCGGTGAGACGCTCACGTTTACCGTCGACGGAATCACCGAACAACCGGACCGCGTCAACGTCGTCACCGGATTAGGCGTCCAGATCTCGACGTCCGTCGAGGGGACGGCCTGAATGTCCAGCAGCGGTATTACCCAACTCGTGCTGTTCATCGCGGCGCTGACCGTCGCCGCGGGCGTCGCAACCACGCTGACGACGAACGTCAACGACATCAGCAACTCGCTCGACAGTCGCGGCGAGACCATCGTCGAGGGAATCGACACCGACGTCGAGATCATCAGCGACCCGGGAAGTCCCGACTCGATCTACGACGACACAGAGGGCGCTGAGACGGTCACGCTCCTCGTCAAGAACACCGGCGAGCGGACGCTTGCGACGGACAGAGGCATCGACGTGCTCATCGACGGACAGTACGTCCCTGTCTCGAGTATCGAGATTGTCAGCGATGCGTCTGCGTGGCGTCCCGGCCAAACTGTGAGCATTACCGTCTCGGAGACCCTCACGCCCGGCGAACACCGCGCGGTCGTCCGCGTCAACGGCGACTCCGCGGAGTTGCTGTTCCACATCTGACAACCCAACCAAGAACCATGAACGGATACTACTCACTCGGACTGACGGACCGCGACCGAATCGACGCCTCCTTCGGCGGCGGACTGCCGCGGGGCAGTCTCGTCCTCATCGAGGGCGGCCACGGCGCGGGCAAGAGCGCGCTCACCCAGCGCTTCTGTTACGGCTTCTGCGAAACCGGCCACTCGGTGACGTACGTGTCGACGGAGCTCGAAGCGGCCGGCTTCGTCTCGCAGATGCGCTCGCTGTCGTACAGCGTCGTCAGCCACATGCTCTCCGAGCAGATGTTGTTCCTGCACGCGGACGTGGACACGCGCGACCGAATCGACGGGGAGGCGGCCGGTCTCGACGGCCGCGAGATGTTGACGCGACTGATGCACGCGGAGACGATGTGGCGAAGCGACGTCGTCATCGTCGACGGCTTCGACTCCATCTTGCTACACGACCCGCGCTTCGAGGCCATCAGCGACGAGAACGACGAGGACGACCTGATGCAGAACCTCATCACGTTCTTCCGGCAGATCGTCACCGACGGAACGACCGTCGTCTTCACCGTCAACCCCGAGTCGCTCAGTCCGAACACGCTCCGCCCGCTGCGGACGGTGTCGGACGTCTACCTCGACATCGAGACCAAGAGCGTCGGCAGCGAGATTCGCCGCAACGTGCTCGTCCGGAAGTTCGGCGGCATGGGCGAGCAGGTCGACGACAACATCGGCTTCACCGTGCAGTCGGGCCGCGGCATCAGCATCGTGAGTCGGACGGTGGCCTAGGATGTCGGACCTCGGAACCACGAAACTCTCCGGGGAACTGCGCGCACTCGCACAGCAGCACCCGCATCTGGACGAACACCTCCAGCGCTTCCGCGCCGAGTACAACGAGTACCCGGTGTACACCGAGGAACTGGACGACGAACACGAGGTGCGCCGGCCGAACGTTCTCTACCCGACAGTGAAGAACGACCACCCCGTCTTCTGCCACGTCTTCGGCGACACCGGCGTGCCGACGAAGTACTACGCGGTCGAAC contains the following coding sequences:
- a CDS encoding flagellar protein G, translating into MSSSGITQLVLFIAALTVAAGVATTLTTNVNDISNSLDSRGETIVEGIDTDVEIISDPGSPDSIYDDTEGAETVTLLVKNTGERTLATDRGIDVLIDGQYVPVSSIEIVSDASAWRPGQTVSITVSETLTPGEHRAVVRVNGDSAELLFHI
- a CDS encoding ATPase domain-containing protein; this encodes MNGYYSLGLTDRDRIDASFGGGLPRGSLVLIEGGHGAGKSALTQRFCYGFCETGHSVTYVSTELEAAGFVSQMRSLSYSVVSHMLSEQMLFLHADVDTRDRIDGEAAGLDGREMLTRLMHAETMWRSDVVIVDGFDSILLHDPRFEAISDENDEDDLMQNLITFFRQIVTDGTTVVFTVNPESLSPNTLRPLRTVSDVYLDIETKSVGSEIRRNVLVRKFGGMGEQVDDNIGFTVQSGRGISIVSRTVA